A single window of Leclercia adecarboxylata DNA harbors:
- the ttrB gene encoding tetrathionate reductase subunit TtrB has translation MDISKRQFLQKMGVVTAGAALVPLAEAEIAFGPERHGGSDQHRYAMLIDLRRCIGCQSCTVSCAIENQTPQGAFRTTVSQYQVRLADSDEVTNVLLPRLCNHCDNPPCVPVCPVQATFQRKDGIVVIDNTRCVGCAYCVQACPYDARFINHTTQTADKCTFCAHRLEAGLLPACVESCVGGARIVGDLKDPRSTLSRMLATHRDEIKVLKPENNTRPQVFYLGLDEAFVSPLQGRARPALWQEVEYDH, from the coding sequence ATGGACATCAGTAAGCGCCAGTTTTTACAGAAAATGGGCGTTGTCACGGCCGGCGCGGCGCTGGTTCCGCTGGCAGAGGCAGAGATCGCGTTCGGCCCTGAGCGGCATGGCGGTTCCGACCAGCATCGCTACGCCATGCTTATCGATCTGCGCCGCTGCATCGGCTGCCAGTCCTGTACGGTAAGCTGCGCCATTGAGAACCAGACGCCGCAAGGGGCGTTCCGCACCACCGTCAGTCAGTATCAGGTCCGGCTTGCCGATAGCGACGAGGTGACCAACGTGCTGCTGCCCCGGCTGTGCAACCATTGCGATAACCCCCCCTGCGTGCCGGTGTGCCCTGTGCAGGCCACCTTCCAGCGCAAGGACGGCATTGTGGTGATCGACAACACCCGCTGCGTGGGCTGCGCCTACTGCGTGCAGGCCTGCCCGTATGATGCCCGCTTTATCAACCATACCACCCAGACGGCGGATAAATGCACCTTCTGCGCGCACCGCCTCGAAGCCGGGCTGCTGCCGGCCTGTGTGGAATCCTGCGTGGGAGGTGCCCGGATTGTCGGCGACCTGAAAGATCCCCGCAGCACCCTGAGCCGGATGCTGGCGACGCACCGGGACGAAATCAAGGTGCTGAAGCCGGAAAACAACACCCGACCGCAGGTCTTCTATCTCGGCCTGGATGAGGCCTTTGTCTCTCCGCTGCAGGGCCGCGCCCGACCCGCACTCTGGCAGGAGGTGGAATATGATCATTGA
- the ttrC gene encoding tetrathionate reductase subunit TtrC, whose protein sequence is MIIDEMLAQPQAITWLPWAVQYFFFIGIASCAVLLACAARWLRHRHSERFERVCLFIALTCGITAPLALTADLHQTARFWHFYAWPTPWSWMPWGALFLPLFTLLLGLWFLLFHLRKGNTRLLRGLALAAALTAIGLLLYTGREVSVVRARPVWFSYWLPVAMFFSVMSALLALLGLVMRDLARRLAQGQVVALVLLGAVMLAWSLGDTLSGEALRQQWQLGGDIRLYLLTLMLLWAAALTVSLYASRYQPPFFITLASALLVAILCWTLRWAVLMGGQIIPKYNALKNDYSLPMGTDGLLAIIGTFGLWLALMIILGECVTWLSRRYQHA, encoded by the coding sequence ATGATCATTGATGAGATGCTGGCTCAACCCCAGGCCATCACTTGGCTGCCCTGGGCCGTGCAGTACTTTTTCTTTATCGGGATTGCCTCCTGCGCCGTCCTGCTGGCCTGCGCGGCCCGCTGGCTGCGACACCGGCACAGCGAGCGGTTTGAGCGGGTGTGCCTGTTCATCGCGCTGACCTGCGGGATCACCGCCCCGCTGGCGCTGACCGCCGACCTGCACCAGACCGCGCGCTTCTGGCACTTTTACGCCTGGCCGACCCCCTGGTCATGGATGCCCTGGGGCGCGCTCTTTTTACCGCTGTTCACTCTGCTGCTGGGGCTGTGGTTCTTACTGTTTCACCTGCGCAAGGGCAATACCCGGCTGCTGCGCGGGCTGGCGCTGGCGGCGGCGCTGACCGCCATCGGGTTGCTGCTCTATACCGGGCGGGAAGTCTCCGTGGTGCGCGCCAGGCCGGTGTGGTTCAGCTACTGGCTCCCGGTGGCGATGTTCTTCAGCGTCATGAGCGCGCTGCTGGCGCTGCTCGGTCTTGTGATGCGCGACCTCGCCCGGCGGCTGGCGCAGGGGCAGGTTGTGGCCCTCGTCCTGCTCGGGGCGGTGATGCTGGCGTGGTCTCTCGGCGATACCCTGTCGGGGGAAGCGCTGCGCCAGCAGTGGCAGCTCGGCGGTGACATCCGCCTTTACCTGCTTACCCTGATGCTGCTGTGGGCGGCGGCGCTGACAGTCTCGTTGTATGCCAGTCGGTATCAGCCCCCGTTCTTTATCACCCTCGCAAGCGCGCTGCTGGTGGCGATCCTCTGCTGGACGCTGCGCTGGGCGGTGCTGATGGGGGGGCAAATTATCCCGAAATACAACGCCCTGAAAAATGACTACTCCCTGCCGATGGGCACCGACGGCCTGCTGGCGATTATCGGCACTTTCGGCCTGTGGCTGGCCCTGATGATTATCCTCGGGGAGTGCGTGACCTGGCTTTCAAGGAGATATCAGCATGCCTAA
- the ttrA gene encoding tetrathionate reductase subunit TtrA, whose amino-acid sequence MPKLSRRQWLKIGVAAGGFAAFGLSYRDVAQRALEGLVNGTSGKVTRDRIHGNSLPPEGSVHNGWQNTPGQAVSMTQCFGCWTLCGIRVRVDKQANQVLRIAGNPWHPLSHEKPFPSSMPFAGAMSRLAGESGLGSRSTACARGATLLESLTSPLRLLTPMKRAGKRGEGKWQRISFEQLIEEVVEGGNLFGEGHVDGLRAIRDLTTPVDARHPAWGPKANQLLVTNTSDEGRDGFLRRFALNSFGSKNFGAHGAYCGLAYRAGSGALMGDLDKNPHAKPDWENVEFALFMGTSPAQSGNPFKRQARQLASARLRKFNYVVVSPALPLTTVLADDRGHWLAVKPGSDSALAMAMIRWIIDNERYTAEYLTLTSREAMARAGEKSWSNATWLVITDEAHPLAGQHLHLSHLNGGDGQGDEALVVNEAGELVPVSQCDRGALYVTQQVTLHDSTLVTVKSSFQCLKESAHRFSLAQYSQQCGVAVDQIVALATTFTGYGRKAAVVTHGGMMSGNGFYNAWAVMMLNVLLGNMSLSGGVFVGGGKFNGEVNGPCYNLEQFPGKVAPKGLNIARSKADYAQSEEYQAKIAAGQSPWPARAPWYPFVAGQLTELLPSALEGYPYPLKAWISNMTNPLYGVPGLRGVIEERLADPQRLPLFIAIDAFMNETTALADYIVPDTHNFESWGFSAPWGGVASKTTTARWPVVAAATAKTAGGEPVSMEAFCIAVATRMQLPGFGDNAIPDAQGEMHPLHRAQDYYLRAAANIAFAGQKPLPGANEQDILLSGVDRIFPAIKQTLTAREALPVAFLYSRGGRFAPDASGRSGETVGTEWAKPLHIWNPQVAAYKHAITGERFSGCPTWYPARLSDGRALEAVYPPAEWPMQLMSFKSNVMSSSSTVVERLHHVKPTGLVAIHPQDGARFGLQHGDLARIRTPGGSVEAQVSLLSGVMLGVIAMEHGYGHKEMGARQHWLDGEPMAQRSQIASGVNLNDLGFADPTRKVPGPWLEWVTGSSVRQGLPARIEKV is encoded by the coding sequence ATGCCTAAATTATCCCGCCGTCAATGGCTGAAAATCGGCGTGGCCGCCGGGGGTTTTGCCGCGTTCGGTCTGAGCTATCGCGATGTTGCACAACGGGCCCTCGAGGGGCTGGTCAACGGCACCTCCGGCAAGGTGACCCGCGACCGGATCCACGGCAACTCGCTCCCGCCGGAAGGCAGCGTCCATAACGGCTGGCAGAACACGCCCGGCCAGGCGGTCTCCATGACCCAGTGCTTTGGCTGCTGGACGCTGTGCGGCATCCGGGTGCGGGTCGACAAGCAGGCGAACCAGGTGCTGCGCATCGCCGGTAACCCCTGGCATCCGCTCTCCCATGAGAAACCGTTCCCCAGCAGCATGCCGTTTGCCGGGGCGATGTCCCGCCTTGCCGGAGAAAGCGGGCTCGGGTCCCGCTCCACCGCCTGCGCGCGCGGTGCCACCCTGCTGGAAAGCCTGACCAGCCCCCTGCGGCTCCTCACCCCGATGAAGCGCGCGGGCAAACGCGGCGAGGGCAAATGGCAACGCATCAGTTTTGAGCAGCTGATCGAAGAGGTGGTGGAGGGCGGTAACCTGTTCGGCGAGGGGCACGTGGACGGGCTGCGCGCCATTCGCGATCTCACCACCCCGGTGGATGCCCGCCATCCCGCCTGGGGGCCGAAGGCCAATCAGCTGCTGGTGACCAACACCAGCGATGAGGGGCGGGACGGTTTCCTGCGCCGTTTTGCCCTCAACAGCTTCGGTTCGAAGAACTTTGGTGCCCACGGGGCCTACTGCGGCCTGGCCTACCGCGCCGGGTCCGGGGCGCTGATGGGCGATCTGGATAAAAACCCGCACGCCAAACCGGACTGGGAAAACGTCGAGTTTGCCCTGTTTATGGGCACCTCGCCGGCCCAGTCGGGTAACCCCTTCAAGCGTCAGGCCCGCCAGCTTGCCAGCGCCCGGCTGCGGAAATTCAATTACGTGGTGGTCTCGCCGGCCCTGCCGCTGACCACGGTGCTGGCCGACGATCGCGGCCACTGGCTGGCGGTGAAGCCCGGTTCGGACTCGGCGCTGGCGATGGCGATGATCCGCTGGATCATCGATAACGAGCGCTATACCGCAGAGTATCTGACGCTCACCAGCCGCGAGGCGATGGCGCGTGCCGGGGAGAAGAGCTGGAGTAACGCCACCTGGCTGGTCATTACCGATGAAGCGCACCCTCTGGCGGGCCAGCATTTACACCTTTCCCATCTGAACGGCGGCGACGGGCAGGGGGATGAGGCGCTGGTGGTGAACGAGGCGGGCGAGCTGGTGCCCGTCAGCCAGTGCGATCGCGGCGCGCTTTACGTGACGCAGCAGGTCACCCTGCACGACAGCACCCTGGTGACGGTGAAAAGCAGTTTTCAGTGTCTGAAAGAGTCGGCCCACCGCTTCAGCCTGGCGCAGTACAGCCAGCAGTGCGGGGTGGCGGTGGATCAGATCGTCGCCCTGGCCACGACCTTTACAGGCTACGGGCGCAAGGCGGCGGTAGTGACCCACGGCGGCATGATGTCCGGGAACGGGTTCTACAACGCCTGGGCGGTAATGATGCTCAACGTGCTGCTGGGGAACATGAGCCTCAGCGGCGGGGTGTTTGTCGGCGGCGGGAAATTCAACGGCGAGGTGAACGGGCCCTGCTACAACCTGGAACAGTTCCCCGGCAAGGTGGCGCCCAAAGGGCTCAATATCGCCCGCAGCAAAGCCGACTACGCCCAATCGGAGGAGTATCAGGCGAAGATCGCCGCAGGCCAGTCGCCTTGGCCTGCCCGTGCCCCCTGGTATCCCTTTGTCGCCGGGCAGCTGACCGAGCTGCTGCCCTCCGCGCTGGAGGGCTACCCCTATCCGCTGAAGGCGTGGATCTCCAACATGACCAACCCGCTGTACGGCGTCCCGGGGCTGCGGGGGGTGATTGAGGAGCGCCTGGCGGATCCGCAGCGCCTGCCGCTGTTTATCGCCATCGATGCTTTCATGAATGAGACCACCGCCCTGGCGGACTATATCGTGCCGGATACGCATAATTTCGAAAGCTGGGGATTCAGCGCCCCGTGGGGCGGCGTGGCGAGTAAAACCACCACCGCGCGCTGGCCGGTGGTGGCCGCCGCGACGGCGAAAACCGCCGGGGGCGAGCCGGTTTCCATGGAGGCCTTCTGCATTGCGGTGGCCACACGAATGCAGCTCCCGGGGTTTGGCGATAACGCCATCCCGGATGCGCAGGGGGAGATGCACCCGCTACACCGCGCGCAGGATTACTACCTGCGCGCAGCCGCCAATATCGCCTTTGCCGGGCAGAAACCGCTGCCCGGAGCCAACGAGCAGGACATCCTGTTATCCGGCGTGGATCGCATCTTCCCGGCCATCAAACAGACCCTAACGGCCCGGGAGGCGCTACCGGTGGCGTTTCTCTACAGCCGGGGAGGGCGGTTTGCGCCGGATGCCTCGGGCCGATCAGGGGAGACGGTGGGAACCGAATGGGCTAAACCGCTGCATATCTGGAACCCGCAGGTCGCGGCATACAAACACGCCATCACCGGCGAGCGCTTCAGCGGCTGCCCGACCTGGTATCCGGCCCGCCTGTCTGATGGCCGGGCGCTGGAGGCGGTCTACCCGCCAGCGGAGTGGCCGATGCAGCTGATGTCGTTTAAATCAAATGTGATGAGCAGCTCAAGCACCGTCGTGGAACGGCTGCACCACGTGAAGCCGACGGGGCTGGTGGCGATCCACCCGCAGGATGGCGCGCGGTTTGGCCTGCAGCACGGCGATCTCGCCCGAATACGGACGCCGGGCGGTAGCGTGGAGGCGCAGGTGAGTTTACTCTCCGGGGTGATGCTAGGGGTGATTGCCATGGAGCATGGTTACGGGCACAAAGAGATGGGGGCGCGGCAACACTGGCTGGATGGTGAGCCGATGGCGCAGCGAAGCCAGATTGCTTCTGGGGTGAATCTCAACGATCTCGGTTTTGCCGATCCCACCCGTAAGGTGCCCGGTCCGTGGCTGGAGTGGGTGACGGGCTCCTCGGTGCGCCAGGGGTTACCGGCCAGGATAGAGAAAGTGTGA
- a CDS encoding M24 family metallopeptidase — translation MMIQLQTIPAPRQFTGVAPVLLTDATLLERKNKVLTRMNEAGYDALVIYADKEHGGNFEYLTGFVPRFEEGLLILDKSGAATAILGNENLKMAQHSRLPVTLKHCPYFSLPNQPMDNETSLETLFSDIGLHRLGKMGLVGWKMFTATGADNKHLFDLPYFIVEALKNSTDAQLENAAHLFIGGDNGARVTNNENEIAHYEYGANLASGCMLNAMNAVEPGIRETELGALLAAEGQYQTVVTIAAAGQRFEKANFYPTYKKLERGQPLSMTTGFKGGLSSRTGFVIADESELPEAQKDYLDRVAKPYFAAVVSWLETIRIGMPGGEMYAHIEKVLNKTQYGWHLNPGHLSADEEWMSSPIYPHSTETLKSGMILQIDIIPSVPGYTGVSAEESIALADPALQRKIQTLYPDVWARIVTRRTYIRDVLKINLADEAIPLSNTVAYLRPFLLAKEKAFTC, via the coding sequence ATGATGATCCAGTTGCAGACCATCCCGGCACCGCGCCAGTTCACCGGGGTGGCCCCGGTATTGCTCACCGATGCCACCCTGCTTGAGCGTAAAAATAAGGTGCTGACCCGCATGAACGAGGCAGGCTATGACGCCCTCGTGATTTATGCCGACAAGGAGCACGGGGGGAACTTCGAGTACCTGACCGGGTTTGTACCCCGCTTCGAGGAGGGGCTGCTGATCCTTGATAAGTCGGGCGCTGCTACGGCAATTCTGGGCAATGAAAACCTGAAGATGGCGCAGCATTCGCGGCTCCCGGTAACCCTGAAGCACTGTCCGTATTTCTCGCTGCCCAATCAGCCAATGGACAATGAGACCTCGCTGGAGACGCTGTTCAGCGACATCGGCCTTCACCGGCTCGGCAAAATGGGTCTTGTGGGCTGGAAAATGTTTACCGCTACCGGGGCCGATAATAAACACCTCTTCGATCTGCCGTACTTTATTGTCGAGGCGCTCAAAAACAGCACCGACGCGCAGCTGGAGAACGCCGCGCACCTGTTTATCGGCGGCGATAACGGTGCCCGGGTGACCAACAACGAGAACGAAATCGCCCATTATGAATATGGCGCTAATCTGGCCTCAGGCTGCATGCTGAATGCCATGAACGCGGTGGAGCCGGGGATCCGCGAAACCGAGCTGGGGGCGTTGCTCGCGGCGGAAGGCCAGTATCAGACGGTGGTGACCATTGCCGCCGCCGGGCAGCGTTTTGAGAAAGCGAATTTTTACCCCACGTATAAAAAGCTGGAGCGCGGCCAGCCGCTGTCGATGACCACCGGATTTAAAGGCGGGCTATCGAGCCGGACCGGGTTTGTGATTGCCGACGAGAGCGAGCTGCCTGAAGCGCAGAAAGATTATCTCGATCGGGTGGCGAAGCCCTATTTTGCGGCGGTCGTCAGCTGGCTTGAGACTATCCGCATCGGGATGCCGGGCGGCGAGATGTACGCCCATATCGAAAAGGTGCTCAACAAAACGCAGTATGGCTGGCACCTCAATCCCGGGCATCTCAGCGCCGATGAAGAGTGGATGTCCTCCCCCATTTATCCTCACTCCACCGAGACGCTGAAAAGCGGGATGATCCTGCAGATCGACATTATCCCCTCCGTACCGGGCTACACCGGGGTGAGCGCCGAGGAGAGCATCGCGCTGGCTGACCCGGCGCTGCAACGCAAAATCCAGACGCTCTATCCGGATGTATGGGCGCGGATTGTGACCCGCCGGACCTATATTCGCGACGTGCTGAAGATCAATCTCGCGGATGAGGCGATCCCGCTGTCGAATACCGTGGCCTATTTGCGCCCGTTCCTGCTGGCGAAGGAGAAGGCGTTTACCTGCTGA
- a CDS encoding DUF1272 domain-containing protein — MLELRPNCEWCDCDLPPDARDARICSFECTFCAACAETRLNHRCPNCQGELVRRPVRPTNKLVNSPASTLRVHAQKRA, encoded by the coding sequence ATGCTCGAACTTCGCCCGAACTGTGAATGGTGTGACTGTGACCTGCCCCCTGACGCCCGGGACGCCAGAATCTGCTCCTTCGAATGCACCTTCTGCGCCGCCTGCGCCGAAACCCGTCTCAACCATCGCTGTCCCAACTGCCAGGGGGAACTGGTGCGCCGCCCGGTGCGGCCGACAAATAAGCTGGTGAACTCGCCAGCTTCCACCCTGCGGGTCCACGCGCAAAAAAGGGCCTGA
- a CDS encoding SDR family NAD(P)-dependent oxidoreductase, whose translation MSTQLSTALITGASSGIGAVYADRLAARGYDLVLVARREARLLALAEQLEQRYGMKVTTLTADLTDETGIRAVEEILRSNTAIDTLINNAGTAQMAPFLAGDVVQHQAINMLNTTALMRLTYALLPRLAQNNRGTLINIASVLSIHARAGSALYSATKAWVLNFTRGLQEEFADSQVRIQAVLPAATATEIWGLSGITADDLPAGSVMTTDNMVDAALAGLDQGELITIPPMHDETLWARYEEARLALFASARTGEPAPRYLPR comes from the coding sequence ATGAGTACGCAACTTTCTACGGCTTTGATTACAGGTGCATCTTCCGGGATTGGCGCGGTCTACGCCGACCGTCTCGCCGCCCGCGGTTACGATCTGGTACTGGTGGCCCGCCGGGAAGCGCGCCTGCTGGCGCTGGCGGAACAGCTGGAGCAGCGCTACGGGATGAAGGTTACCACCCTGACGGCGGATCTTACCGATGAAACCGGGATCCGTGCCGTGGAGGAGATCCTGCGCAGCAATACCGCTATCGATACCCTGATCAACAATGCCGGCACCGCGCAGATGGCCCCCTTCCTCGCGGGAGATGTGGTGCAGCATCAGGCGATCAACATGCTCAACACTACTGCCCTGATGCGCCTCACCTATGCCCTGCTGCCGCGGCTGGCGCAGAACAACCGCGGCACCCTGATTAACATCGCCTCGGTGCTGTCGATTCATGCCCGGGCGGGCAGCGCGCTCTACAGCGCCACCAAAGCCTGGGTGCTGAATTTTACGCGCGGGTTGCAGGAGGAGTTTGCCGACAGCCAGGTGCGGATCCAGGCGGTATTGCCGGCAGCCACCGCCACCGAAATCTGGGGGCTGTCCGGCATCACTGCTGACGATCTGCCCGCCGGATCGGTGATGACTACCGACAATATGGTGGACGCAGCGCTGGCGGGGCTGGATCAGGGGGAGTTGATCACCATTCCGCCGATGCACGACGAAACCCTGTGGGCGCGCTACGAAGAGGCGCGGCTGGCGCTGTTTGCCAGCGCCCGCACCGGGGAACCGGCACCGCGCTATCTGCCCCGCTGA
- a CDS encoding glycoside hydrolase family 28 protein — MISRTLPLWAAAAVASLIPLHAVQAASSVKFPDKVCKVTDYGAEGHRLQIALNTGAIQKAIDDCAAAGGGTVLVPKGNFLTNPLFLRNNIQLKLEKDATLVASTEVAAYRADEKSKYAEAENGWLPFISIADAQNVAIVGEGTIDGQGAVWWERWRENIRVTGKKGGTDRPRLIYITRSNNVLIDGVTLTHSPSFHVVTRYAHDVDINGTRILSPWHAPNTDAIDPIDSQNIRITNNYIDCNDDHIAIKAEKADPRFPDGVVDNIYIANNTLKQGRGISIGSESAGGVNNVLVENNTFEGSMYGIRIKSPRGKGGEVKNIVYRNTKMHNVEVPLVFSAYYKAAPIVEAEVDKLLQAGGFTLGEQIYPPDSDPKQPFDKHTTPHFSNITVENLTSTGDSKAAAYIIGTPEAPLSGFHFTNVNIEAAQGLRIRNAELETKGLSLKVKEGPTIRQDAGAIVRE; from the coding sequence ATGATCTCCCGCACTTTACCTCTGTGGGCTGCCGCCGCTGTGGCGAGCCTGATACCGCTTCACGCCGTCCAGGCCGCGAGTTCCGTTAAGTTTCCCGATAAAGTCTGTAAGGTCACCGACTACGGCGCGGAGGGCCATCGATTACAGATTGCTCTCAACACCGGGGCTATTCAAAAAGCGATTGACGACTGCGCTGCCGCAGGCGGCGGAACCGTGCTGGTACCCAAAGGCAATTTTTTGACCAACCCGCTCTTTCTGCGCAATAACATCCAGCTGAAGCTGGAGAAAGATGCCACCCTGGTGGCGTCAACCGAAGTTGCGGCTTATCGTGCCGATGAAAAATCAAAATATGCCGAAGCGGAAAACGGCTGGCTGCCGTTTATCAGCATCGCGGATGCGCAAAATGTCGCTATCGTCGGCGAAGGCACTATCGACGGTCAGGGCGCCGTGTGGTGGGAGCGCTGGCGGGAAAACATCCGCGTGACAGGTAAGAAGGGCGGGACCGATCGGCCACGGCTGATTTATATTACGCGCTCGAACAACGTGCTTATCGATGGGGTCACACTGACCCATTCGCCGAGCTTCCACGTGGTGACGCGCTATGCGCACGATGTCGATATTAACGGGACGCGCATTCTCTCCCCCTGGCATGCGCCAAATACCGACGCCATCGATCCTATCGACAGCCAGAACATTCGTATCACCAATAACTACATTGACTGCAACGACGATCACATCGCCATCAAAGCGGAAAAAGCGGACCCACGCTTCCCGGATGGCGTGGTGGATAATATCTATATTGCCAATAACACCCTGAAGCAGGGACGCGGGATCTCCATCGGCAGCGAGAGTGCGGGCGGGGTGAATAACGTGCTGGTGGAAAACAACACCTTCGAGGGGTCGATGTACGGCATCCGCATCAAAAGCCCGCGCGGTAAGGGGGGCGAGGTGAAAAACATCGTTTACCGCAATACCAAAATGCACAACGTCGAAGTGCCCCTGGTCTTCTCCGCCTACTATAAAGCCGCGCCTATTGTTGAGGCAGAGGTTGACAAGCTGCTGCAGGCGGGCGGTTTTACCCTCGGGGAGCAGATCTATCCGCCGGACAGCGATCCGAAACAGCCCTTCGACAAACACACCACCCCGCACTTCAGTAACATCACTGTGGAGAACTTAACGTCTACCGGTGACAGCAAGGCGGCAGCCTATATTATTGGCACCCCGGAAGCCCCACTCAGCGGTTTCCATTTCACCAACGTCAATATTGAAGCCGCTCAGGGGCTGCGCATTCGCAATGCCGAACTGGAGACTAAAGGACTCAGCCTGAAGGTGAAAGAGGGGCCGACGATCCGCCAGGATGCAGGCGCTATCGTCCGCGAATAA
- a CDS encoding SDR family oxidoreductase translates to MTSGNTTSKHYPRPPFVEQPQQMPGLASEMKPIPDHGETSYIGSGKLAGKKALITGGDSGIGRAVAIAYAREGADVAIGYLPEEETDAAAVIALIQAEGRKAVAIPGDIRVESFCDTLVERAVSELGGLDILVNNAGRQQYCESIEELTTAAFDATFKTNVYAPFWITRAALRHLTEGAAIINTSSVQAFKPSEILLDYAQTKACNVAFTKSLAKQLGPKGIRVNAVAPGPYWTPLQSSGGQPQEKVQQFGADTPLGRPGQPVEIAPLYVLLASESCSYASGQVWCSDGGTGVA, encoded by the coding sequence ATGACATCAGGAAACACCACTTCAAAACACTACCCACGTCCACCCTTTGTGGAGCAGCCACAACAAATGCCCGGACTGGCATCAGAAATGAAGCCAATTCCCGATCACGGCGAGACAAGTTATATCGGGTCCGGGAAACTTGCAGGTAAAAAAGCGCTTATTACCGGTGGTGACTCCGGTATTGGACGCGCCGTCGCAATCGCTTATGCCCGCGAAGGTGCCGATGTGGCCATTGGTTATTTACCGGAAGAAGAAACTGATGCTGCGGCCGTTATCGCGCTTATTCAGGCTGAAGGGCGTAAAGCCGTCGCTATTCCCGGTGATATTCGGGTAGAGTCGTTTTGCGATACCCTGGTTGAACGGGCAGTGAGTGAACTGGGCGGTCTCGATATTTTGGTTAACAATGCCGGCCGACAGCAGTATTGCGAATCCATTGAAGAGCTGACGACAGCCGCGTTCGACGCCACCTTCAAAACCAACGTGTATGCCCCCTTCTGGATCACGCGCGCCGCGCTGCGTCACCTGACGGAAGGCGCGGCGATCATTAACACCTCCTCGGTTCAGGCCTTCAAGCCCAGCGAAATTCTGCTGGATTATGCCCAGACCAAAGCCTGCAACGTGGCGTTCACGAAATCCCTGGCAAAACAGCTGGGTCCGAAAGGCATTCGGGTGAACGCCGTGGCCCCGGGTCCATACTGGACGCCACTGCAATCCAGCGGCGGACAGCCTCAGGAGAAGGTGCAGCAGTTTGGTGCTGATACCCCGCTGGGAAGACCAGGCCAGCCGGTTGAAATTGCCCCTCTGTATGTTCTGCTGGCGTCCGAAAGTTGCTCTTATGCCTCAGGACAGGTCTGGTGCTCCGACGGTGGTACCGGCGTCGCGTAG
- a CDS encoding YcxB family protein yields the protein MIRKNRIVVGYSLSVLERTQASKLIHDHKKEYLKPYGYISLIQKAAVAILAVAVLFNVITLLQFSLRTTLDSDFLARTKMFSIALLVLFGVALALFKLYDVLMNNVMQKQQPVEQEDAGILQKVKLNRFFVETITPNASGKIYWKNVKDCYRKNGFIFIHMKNDNCVVIPERVFASAGEAAEVFDFINVQIAQNK from the coding sequence ATGATAAGAAAAAACAGGATCGTTGTGGGTTACTCGTTATCCGTTTTAGAGCGAACTCAGGCCAGCAAGCTCATTCACGATCATAAAAAAGAATATCTCAAACCCTACGGTTATATTTCTCTCATTCAAAAGGCTGCGGTCGCTATTTTAGCGGTAGCGGTTTTATTTAATGTGATTACTTTGCTGCAGTTTAGCCTGAGAACCACGCTGGACAGTGATTTTCTGGCAAGAACAAAAATGTTCAGTATTGCTCTGCTGGTGCTGTTTGGCGTCGCGTTGGCCCTGTTTAAACTCTATGACGTGCTGATGAATAACGTCATGCAGAAGCAGCAACCGGTTGAGCAGGAGGACGCCGGGATCTTACAAAAAGTTAAATTAAACCGATTTTTTGTCGAAACTATTACTCCTAACGCCAGCGGTAAGATCTACTGGAAAAACGTTAAGGACTGCTACAGGAAAAATGGGTTTATTTTTATCCATATGAAGAATGATAACTGTGTGGTTATTCCGGAACGGGTTTTTGCTTCTGCCGGTGAAGCAGCGGAAGTGTTTGACTTTATCAACGTGCAGATAGCGCAAAATAAATAA